In Mesorhizobium sp. M9A.F.Ca.ET.002.03.1.2, the DNA window GCGTCGAGGGTGCTCGCCTGCTCGGCCGTCACGCCCATCCCGAAGTCTCAATGCATACGCACTCGCTGGCCGACTACGTGACGTGCCTCGACAATGACGATCTGAACGGGGTTGGCGAGCTTATGCTTTCGTCGGCCCGCAAGCTCGCGTCCGCCGGTGCCGATTTTCTCATCTGCCCCGACAACACCATCCACCAGGCTATGCACTATGTTGAGCGACGATCCCCGTTACCTTGGCTCCACATCGCCGAAGTCGTTGCGCAAGAAGCAGCGGCGCGCGGCTATCGTCGCCTTGCCATCACGGGAACGCGATGGCTGGTGGACAGCGAAGTCTACCCGTCCAAGCTCTCGCACCACGGTTTGCGCTTCATGCGGCCGTCCGAGGAGGAATGCGACGCGGTAGATCGCATCATCATGTCCGAGCTGGTCGGTGGTATCTTCAAGCCGGAGGGCATTCGCACCTTCCAACAGATCATAGAGCGGATGAAGGGCGAAGGCTGCGACGCGGTCATACTTGGCTGCACGGAGATACCGCTGATCATAGACGACGACAATTCACCGCTTCCAACACTGAACTCCACCCGGCTGCTCGCACGAGCAGCCCTCCAGCGATCCGTGACGGAGAATGGGTAAAGTGCTATCGTCGGCCATGTACCAGCGGCACGTCCGAAAGCGAATAACGGCCCGGAAATGGCATCCGCTCGCGTGTCACCACTTGCTGAAATGATGTAGCGCTGACGATCCACCGGAGGCAGCCGCTACGGACATCGGAACAGATCCAGAAACTCTTGCCTCGTCCAGCTTTCCAAGGGCAATTGACCGATACAGTATGAACCATCAATTCAACCTCCGGATCGCTGCCGTGTTGGAAATCCCGGAAGATCGATGCGAGCGCCATCGCCTGTTCCAGGTCATCGACGACGCCTTCAAGGCGGGCGACTTCGATGGCCTCGGTGTGGCTCTCGGCGGGTCGCCGCGCTGGTTCGACGAA includes these proteins:
- a CDS encoding amino acid racemase — its product is MTHHIGIVGCSAEGAALCYKTICVEGARLLGRHAHPEVSMHTHSLADYVTCLDNDDLNGVGELMLSSARKLASAGADFLICPDNTIHQAMHYVERRSPLPWLHIAEVVAQEAAARGYRRLAITGTRWLVDSEVYPSKLSHHGLRFMRPSEEECDAVDRIIMSELVGGIFKPEGIRTFQQIIERMKGEGCDAVILGCTEIPLIIDDDNSPLPTLNSTRLLARAALQRSVTENG